In Bradyrhizobium erythrophlei, a single genomic region encodes these proteins:
- a CDS encoding SDR family NAD(P)-dependent oxidoreductase encodes MKARFEADGDVIVITGGANGIGRAVAVAAAKAGAKVVICDVDAAAMASAKAEHESIDIENMDVGNRDAVIAAFARIERDYGRVDGLICAAAIQPRRLVHEMAPDEWRRVMAINLDGVVWCYQAVINGMIARRRGSIVAFTSGLAHQGWPEASAYAATKAALIAFTKSAAKEVAQHRVKFNLISPGVIDTLQYRAANVGADHERWLASTGVGSPDDVVGPLLFLLSDAGTMTASLLSRDLAYAAEKPGHA; translated from the coding sequence ATGAAAGCGCGTTTCGAGGCTGATGGAGACGTGATCGTCATTACCGGCGGTGCCAATGGCATCGGCCGGGCAGTTGCGGTCGCCGCTGCCAAAGCTGGCGCGAAAGTCGTCATCTGCGACGTCGATGCCGCGGCCATGGCTTCGGCCAAGGCCGAACATGAGTCCATCGACATCGAGAACATGGATGTCGGCAATCGAGATGCGGTGATAGCTGCGTTCGCCCGGATTGAGCGTGACTATGGTCGCGTCGACGGGCTCATTTGCGCCGCAGCGATCCAGCCGCGTCGTCTCGTGCATGAGATGGCGCCGGACGAATGGCGGCGTGTCATGGCGATCAATCTCGACGGCGTCGTGTGGTGTTACCAGGCCGTCATCAACGGTATGATTGCTCGCCGGCGCGGGAGCATCGTGGCATTCACGTCCGGGCTGGCGCATCAAGGCTGGCCTGAAGCGTCCGCCTACGCCGCCACGAAAGCAGCCTTGATCGCCTTCACCAAGAGTGCGGCCAAGGAAGTCGCGCAGCACCGCGTCAAGTTCAACCTGATTTCCCCCGGCGTTATCGATACGCTTCAGTATCGAGCCGCGAACGTGGGCGCCGATCACGAACGCTGGTTGGCCTCGACCGGCGTTGGATCGCCGGACGATGTCGTCGGCCCGTTGTTGTTTTTGCTCTCGGACGCCGGAACCATGACGGCGTCGCTGCTGTCGCGCGATTTGGCCTACGCAGCGGAAAAGCCAGGTCATGCCTGA
- a CDS encoding RidA family protein, producing the protein MKQQITSSKLRKPNGHFSQATAIAAQGKLVFISGMTARVPDGSIAGLGNIEVQTRQVCENVKAAVEEAGGTLDDICRVDVYVRNMEHFDIIHKVRREYFTGIAPASTMVEVCKFTSPEYLIEMNAIAVLPNG; encoded by the coding sequence ATGAAACAGCAAATCACCTCCAGCAAGTTACGCAAACCGAACGGCCACTTCTCGCAGGCGACGGCGATTGCCGCGCAGGGCAAGCTTGTCTTCATCTCGGGGATGACGGCTCGCGTACCGGATGGCTCGATCGCGGGCCTGGGCAATATCGAAGTTCAGACGCGCCAGGTTTGCGAGAACGTTAAAGCGGCCGTGGAAGAGGCAGGCGGCACGCTCGATGATATCTGCCGCGTCGACGTGTATGTACGCAATATGGAGCACTTCGATATCATCCATAAGGTGCGCCGCGAGTATTTCACCGGCATCGCGCCAGCATCCACCATGGTCGAAGTCTGCAAGTTCACGTCGCCCGAATATCTGATCGAGATGAACGCCATCGCTGTTTTACCGAACGGTTGA